From one Burkholderia pyrrocinia genomic stretch:
- a CDS encoding HigA family addiction module antitoxin, with translation MLKNGMRPIHPGEVLREEFLVPLEMSVNALALALNVPATRLHEIVKERRGITADTAYRLARYFDTSPEFWLNLQAAYDLKTLPTRSEIDRKVEPRERTHA, from the coding sequence ATGCTCAAGAATGGAATGCGCCCGATTCATCCGGGCGAGGTCCTGCGGGAAGAGTTCCTCGTTCCGCTGGAAATGAGCGTCAACGCACTGGCGCTCGCGTTGAACGTGCCGGCGACACGCTTGCACGAAATCGTCAAGGAACGGCGCGGCATCACGGCCGATACGGCTTACCGGCTTGCGCGCTACTTCGATACGTCGCCGGAATTCTGGTTGAACCTGCAAGCCGCTTACGATCTCAAGACACTGCCGACGCGCAGCGAGATCGACCGCAAGGTCGAACCGCGCGAGCGCACGCACGCGTAG
- a CDS encoding type II toxin-antitoxin system RelE/ParE family toxin: protein MPYSAPTFSIRTTDVFDAWFAGLQDRVAKRRIQARIDRLSMGNPGDWKSAGSPVVEMRIDHGPGYRVYYVRRGTIWVILLCGGDKSTQQADIRAAHAMLAHLDME, encoded by the coding sequence ATGCCCTACAGTGCGCCTACGTTCAGCATCCGGACCACCGACGTCTTCGACGCATGGTTTGCCGGCCTGCAGGATCGCGTCGCGAAGCGCCGCATCCAGGCACGCATCGACCGCCTGTCGATGGGCAATCCGGGCGACTGGAAATCCGCCGGCTCGCCAGTCGTCGAAATGCGTATCGACCATGGCCCCGGTTATCGCGTCTACTACGTCCGGCGCGGAACGATCTGGGTCATCCTGCTCTGCGGCGGCGATAAATCGACGCAACAGGCCGACATACGCGCCGCGCACGCGATGCTTGCGCATCTCGACATGGAGTGA
- a CDS encoding type II toxin-antitoxin system RelE/ParE family toxin — MIRSFRCKDTQLLFAGESPKRFRTIETVATRKLQMVAAAKELRDLRAPPGNRLEALQGDRGGQHSIRINEQWRICFEWSDDGPTQVEIVDYH, encoded by the coding sequence ATGATCAGATCGTTCCGATGCAAGGATACCCAGTTGCTGTTTGCTGGAGAATCGCCCAAGCGCTTCCGCACGATCGAAACCGTTGCCACCCGGAAACTGCAAATGGTCGCCGCTGCGAAAGAACTGCGCGATTTGCGGGCGCCTCCCGGCAACCGGCTCGAGGCGTTGCAAGGCGATCGGGGAGGCCAGCACAGCATCCGCATCAACGAGCAATGGCGGATCTGTTTCGAATGGAGCGACGATGGCCCCACCCAGGTCGAGATCGTCGACTATCACTGA
- a CDS encoding addiction module antidote protein, translating into MDKISTRPWDSADHLKTEDDMADYFEACLQEAGDDPAFIAHALGVIARARGMSQVARDAGLSREGLYKALSHDGNPSFGTILKVIKALGLQLHGSKAHA; encoded by the coding sequence ATGGACAAGATCAGCACCCGGCCGTGGGATTCGGCCGACCATCTGAAAACCGAAGACGACATGGCCGACTACTTCGAGGCCTGCCTGCAAGAGGCCGGCGACGATCCGGCCTTCATCGCGCACGCGCTCGGCGTGATCGCACGCGCCCGCGGCATGTCGCAGGTCGCGCGCGATGCGGGCCTGTCGCGCGAAGGGCTGTACAAGGCGCTGTCGCACGACGGCAACCCGAGCTTCGGCACGATCCTGAAGGTCATCAAGGCGCTCGGCCTGCAACTGCACGGCTCGAAAGCGCACGCGTGA